ATGATctcataataaaaacaaattaatagtttgtaataacataattatcGAGCATTAATAATAATAGGTATAAGTTTATACGAAAGAACTATTTTATGTGTAGTTCTTTATTCAATGTGAAGTCCATcattaaaattttcttaatatttcaaaatacttTGAATAACAAAGGACCCATctcaaatatgtataaaattttgtatttttaggggTACAATCTAAAAGTTTTAGACCAAAAGGGTGGATAAATCTGTAAAGTTGAAGAACTTTGCACCaaattgaaaagaaagaaaaagaagaggaacCTAAGATGCAAAAATAAGAAAGCTGCACCAAAATCAAAAATTCTCCATCTGAGATTCGATTCACCGGTGGCTGGCTATAGACCCGACGGATCAACGAACGAAGATCAAAGAGAAGACAACAAGGAATGTTGCTTGACTGTTGTTGGTctgaagagaaagaaaacagCGGCGGAGAATGAGTGTTGCTTGTTGGAAGAGACGATAAAATTTTGTTCTCTCTGAGTCTCTGTTCACTTTCCCCCGTCAATTCCATGATTGCGGGATGATTCTTCTAGGTTGTTTTCTCATTGGTACCAGAGGATCGAGCTCTAGGGAGCAGCGGCTCCGTGTGCTAGCTAGCTAGCTCGAAGGTTGAtatccttctctctcttctgcGCATCATAAAACCTTCTTCTAACCAACCAACCAGGAGACACCGCTAGATTAAGCGGATGGTTATCAGTGGTAGATGGGAAACAAGTTTCTGATGGCTTGGCTGAAAGAAGAGAAGTTGGTTGGTTAGAAGCATGTTCTTATCAGATTCACACGTCATGGCCCAATTATCTTGGTTTAGAAAGGCAACTGCTGCTAATCTTATTTGCAAGATATGTTCTACCAAGTCAAAAGTCATGTTTTGGATTGGGAAGACAGTGGCCCGCCCAATGGGTCATCTTTGTGTTCATTATGTGGTGTTGGAAGAAGagcatttgttttttcttgagTTTGGACAGAGGAGACACAAGGTGGTCACATGGGTGAGTAACGTGTTGTGTGTTGCTATGATTTCTGCGACAAGGACTTCATTTGGCGGATTTCTACTCTTCTTATATGGTTATGCTTTGCAAATCTTGAGTTCCTTTGTAAATCTTTCTAATTGTCAAATAATGTCCGAAATGGGGTGTTTTTACCATAGGGCACATGATAACTGTAAAGATACAGACATGGGTTTTGAGGAGTTTTTAGAGCCGCTTTAAGCTTCTCTTGCAGGTCAGTTTTATGTGTTGTCTTTGTGGAGATAGGTTTTTAAGAAACGTGCTTAGGTTTTTTTGAGTAAATGTCTTGTGGAGATAAACGGTTATGGACGAGATAGGAGATGGATgcaattacattttttttgtctcatCCTGAGGGTGTTTTGTGAGTTAACTTATGTTTACATTACTGATTCTCAAattttaagaagaagaagaacgctGGGAAAAAGGCAGGTGGGTGGTGAAAAGGAGCACAGCTTCGAAAGAAGCAAAGAAGAGGAAAGAGGAAGGAGCATCAGCGCCAAAAGCGTGTGAGGATTAGCTTGCGTGTGCTTGAAAAGCAGTGGCTGTGGGCATGATCATATATGTAGAATTGCTTTACCCCTTTGTGACTCTATAGTCAACGGATATGAAATGAATGTTTAAAAGACTGGACTGGACCTCTTATTTACAGACTAGTAATAATGTCTTTAGTAGATCCTCAAACATTTACATATTCACAGGTTGATGCGCTTTCTCACGTTCCTTTGATCTATGTTTCTGCCATTCACTTGCCATCCAACTGAAACTCCTTTTGCATGAATTCCATAAACCTTCGCTTATAGCTCTCTGGATCAATCACTGTTGGTTGTATGCAACATCCAATAGTAGATTTCAGTGCTGACTCCACTGCTTTCTTCCAGTCATACGGTCCTAGGTTAATCAATTATACCACAGATCAACTCATGGCTAAATTGATCAACGCCAATGAAGAGCGAGTAATCCATGACTCGTACGCTCTgcaattaatttatatttttattactaaagaCAGTTGCTTTAGTTAGAAAGTGAATAGACTGAGATGGAACGAAAACATACACTGAGAAACTCGGTGTCATTCCGCAGAGCTACTTCAAAGCTCGTTTTAGAGTTAGGGCTGATTTCATACGGCCAAAACTTCATGATGTTGCTGAAGTCTTCATCGAGTAACACTTCCGCTGTGCTAGGAGCTAAGCGACCCTTTGTGCTTCCTTTTAGATCGTATTGCGCTACAAGTTTCAGGTTGAAATTCAAATTCTCCATGACCATCACAAACATTGGTCCATTTCTAGTCGTCACCTGCAAAATATATGCTTAAGCTAGTTAAAGAATCAGCCTTGTAAGAGAAGAAACAGAActaatgaaagaaaaaaagcacCTGATAGATTCCGAATATTTTGGCTAAAAGAGTTttcttgtttgagttgaagtaCTCAAAGTATTTGGCTCCTAGCGTTGTTGAAAAATAGTCGAACTCATCTGTTTTTAACTCCTTAACTATCAACAGCTGATCGATGCTTCTGGCAAAATACGCTCCACTCTTACCCCTTTGGCTTCCCATTTACGGCATTGACTTAAGGATGCGATGTAGTGTGATTCAGAGAAGTTGCATCTTCTCCTCAAATTGATGAAAGAATCTTCATTAGTGAGAAGCCATGGTTACCGGATTTGGTGCGTAGGAGAGAGGCATATTGGTTCATTTCGGTTTTGTCATTACATTTCGGTTTAGTTAAATGTACATAATTCATCCGGTTTGTCCCGGTTAGCTGATTAGGATCAAGTGTATATAGTCACCGTTTTCTGTCTTATCAATACTAACAGAAAAGTTTCCTtatcttgtcttcttcctcctctctccTGCGATACCTTTTCTCCATAATCGCTTGAGCAAGAAGCAACAATTTCTGTTCATTTGTTTTACTAAAATGGTATCAGAGCGTTGAGCACAGCTCAACATCGTTTCCATCTTCTCATTTCGGTTCGATCGAGCTCTGTTTCGAGGTTTTCTCCTCTGTTTTGTGTTCGTTCGACCTCCATTTTCTGGGTTTCTTTCTTAGATCGACGTTTTGTTACGATGGTTGTTACACTCCGTCGCAGTCGCCGTCGCTCTACGCGTGCTGGTAGCACGAATCCCTCTGGTAGCTCCCCCGCCGTTCCTGGGGTTCTTACAGCTTCCTCCCTTCGCGATTCGTTTACCCTAGCCGCCGCCATGAATCCAGACAACGTTCACTCTCCGCTGTATCTCCATCACGCGGATCATCCAGGCTTGCAGATCGTTTCCGTACAGCTGGATGGATCCAACTACACCCCATGGTGTTCTGCCATGAAGATCGCTCTTGACGCGAAGAACAAGATCGCTTTCGTCGACGGTTCTCTACCACGTCCTGACTCCGGTGACCCTTTGCTCAGGATCTGGTCTCGCTGCAACAGCATGGTCAAGTCATGGCTGCTTAACTCTGTTTCTAAACAGATCTATGGTAGTATTTTATCTTTTGATGATGCTACTGAGATTTGGGATGATTTgcacaatcgttttcacaagaCAAATTTGCCTAGAACTTTTCAGCTGATACAATAGATCCAAGACCTTCGCCAAGGCTCTATGGACCTCTCAAGTTACTACACAACGCTCAAGACCCTTTGGGATAATCTGGATGGCGCTGAGCCTTCTGAGATGTGCTTGTGTTGCAACACCTTCAACTGTGTCAGTCAGCGTTCTGCAAAGGCAAAGGTAGAGCGGGGTCGTATCATTAAATTCCTATCTGGCTTGAGTGAGAAATACTCCATCATTCGTAGCCAAATCATAATGAAAAAGCCCATACCTGATCTTGCTGAGATTTGCAATATCCTCGATCAAGATGACAGTCAACGACAGTTTAACTCTGTCGTTGCTCCTGCTGCCTTTCATGTTAGTCATGACTCGTCTCAGTCTGCTAACTCTCAGCCTGTTGCGCCATCTACTGACAACAGTACCTCTCAACCTGGAGCTTTGAATGCTTTTCACAAGAAGACCGGACCTATCTGCTCTCACTGCAACAACACTGGACATGTTGTGGACCGTTGTTACAAGCTTCATGGTTACCCGGTTGGTTGGAAGAAAGGTAAATGGGGTTCTGATAAGTCTAAAACTACTGCAGTCACTGCTAATGTTTCTGCCCAAGAGCGTCCATCTCCTGTCTCAGGTTTGGACAATCTTGTTGGTCAGTTAAACAAAGACCAAATCCAGAACTTCATTGCCTATTTCAGCTCCCAACTCCAGACTAAGTCTACTGAGTCTTCCTTGGTTAATGTCTCTCAACGTGATGCTCCTTCTGGTATTACGTTTTCCTCCTCTACATTCAACTTTGCTGGTCTTTTAAGTCTCGCTAATTGCGTTACTGACATACAAACTTGGATCATTGACTCCGGCGCTACTCATCATGTTTCACATGATAGAAGTGCTTTTATAAGTCTTGATACTTCTGTTCATCACTTTGTGAACCTTCCTAATGGTTCTAAAATCAAAGTTGGTGGTATTGGTCAGATAAAGCTCACTGCAACTCTGACTTTACGAAATGTTCTCTTCATTCCAGAATTCAGACTTAACCTCATGAGCATCAGTTGTCTGACATCCGATCTTGGTGCTCGAGTGACTTTTGATTCTGGCTGTTTTGAAATACAGGATCCTTCCAGGGGGTCGATGATTGGAAGGGGTAGAAGGACAACAAACTTGTACGTATTGGATCTGGATGCTGAGGAACATCTGGACTCGACTGCGtcttctatttttctttctaatGCTGTTGTTGATGCTTCTATTTGGCACCAACGTTTTGGCCATTCTTCTTTTAAGAGACTAGAACTTCTACATGATGTACTTGGGATTTCTAAGGCTAAGAATAAAGGATTGTTACATTGTGAGATTTGCCATCGAGCCAAACAAAAGAAGTTATCTTATTCCTTGAATCCTAAGTTATGTTCTCACCCTTTTGAGCTGTTACACATCGATGTTTGGGGGCCGTTTTCTGAATCTACACAAGAGGGTTATCGCTACTTCCTCACGATAGTTGATGACCATACACGAGCTACTTGGGTCTACTTACTGAAGTTGAAGAGTGACGTTCTCACTGTATTCCCAGAGTTCATCACTATGGTCGAGACACAATACTCAGCTAAAGTGAAAGCAGTACGCTCAGATAACGCACCTGAACTTCGTTTTGATGCTCTTTACAAAGCCAAAGGCATTATACCTTATCACTGCTGTCCAGAGACGCCTGAACAGAACTCTGTCGTCGAAAGGAAGCATCAGCACATCCTCAACGTAGCTCGTGCATTGATGTTCCAATCCGGCGTTCCACTGAGCTTCTGGGGTGATTGTATTCTCACTTCGGTGTTTCTTATCAACCGTACTCCGTCTCCGGTGATCTCTAACAAGACACCTCATGAGTTACTCACTGGCAAGCTTCCTGACTACAAACTCTTAAAGACATTTGGTTGCCTCTGCTACGCTAGCACCTCTCCCAAACAACGTCACAAATTTCAGGACAGAGCTCGTGCTTGCATCTTCCTTGGCTATCCCTCAGGTTACAAAGGCTATAAGCTTCTTGATATAGAAATCAACTCTGTCTTCATTACTCGAAACGTGGTTTTCCATGAAGAGTTGTTTCCTTATCTTCAAACGTCTAACCCTACTGGTTATGAGGAGTTCTTTCCTCGGTTGTACACTGCAACTCCTGGATCTTCTGAGCCCTCATCTAGTTCCCCTGCTATCTATGTTCCTTCAGAGACTTCTGCTTCGGCTTCTCTTCCTGCTAAACGTGTTTCACGACCACCAAAGCATCTTCAAGATTATCATTGTTCCTCTGCAGCTGTTTCTACAGAACATCCTATATCAAACGTTCTGTCCTATGATGCATTATCGGACCCTTTCTTGATCTTCATCAACGCTCTCAACAGCATCACTGAGCCGTCAACTTATGCTCAAGCTATCAAGTTCAAGGAGTGGTGCGATGCTATGGGAATCGAAATTACAGCTCTTGAGGATAATGATACTTGGATTGTTTGCTCATTACCAGCAGGAAAACAAGCAGTGGGATGCAAATGGGTGTTCAAAATCAAGCTTAATGCTGATGGAACCATCGAGAGATATAAAGCACGTCTTGTCGCCAAGGGTTATACTCAGCAAGAAGGTTTGGACTATGTTGAGACTTTCTCTCCTGTTGCAAAGGCAGCTACTGTGAAACTTCTTCTTGCCGTGGCAGCTGCAAAAGGATGGTCATTGACTCAACTCGACATATCCAACGCCTTTCTTAACGGGGATTTAGAGGAAGAAATCTATATGACTCTTCCACCTGGATACTCACCTAGACAGGGGGAATCATTTCCACCGAATGCAGTATGCAAATTAAAGAAATCCCTCTACGGTTTAAAGCAGGCTTCTCGGCAGTGGTTCCTGAAGTTTTCAGAGTGCCTTCTCCAGTTGGGTTTTACTACATCTTCCGGTGATCATACGCTCTTCACCAAACACTCTGGTAATGTCTATATGGCCGTCTTGGTTTATGTCGACGACATTATCATTGCAAGCAGTTGTGATCACGCTACAGAGCTCCTCAAAGCTGCTCTGCAAGCTTCTTTTAAACTCAGAGATTTGGGACAACTTCGTTACTTCCTAGGTCTCGAGATAGCTCGCTCCTCTGCTGGGATTACTTTGTGTCAACGCAAGTACATCCTTGATCTTCTCACAGAGACTGGACTGCTAGGCTGCAAACCTGCGTCAATCCCTATGGACCCCAGCGTCAAGCTTTCATCTGAAGATGGTGAACTTTTAGAGAATGCAGTACAGTATCGTCGTCTTGTTGGGAAGCTTCTCTACTTGACGTTTACACGTCCTGACATCACTTTTGCCGTACACAAGTTATGTCAGTTCACCGCTTCTCCTCGT
This genomic stretch from Raphanus sativus cultivar WK10039 chromosome 3, ASM80110v3, whole genome shotgun sequence harbors:
- the LOC108845112 gene encoding putative 1-phosphatidylinositol-3-phosphate 5-kinase FAB1D, whose protein sequence is MGSQRGKSGAYFARSIDQLLIVKELKTDEFDYFSTTLGAKYFEYFNSNKKTLLAKIFGIYQVTTRNGPMFVMVMENLNFNLKLVAQYDLKGSTKGRLAPSTAEVLLDEDFSNIMKFWPYEISPNSKTSFEVALRNDTEFLSSVRVMDYSLFIGVDQFSHELICVIDPESYKRRFMEFMQKEFQLDGK